One segment of Bradyrhizobium sp. WD16 DNA contains the following:
- the bamA gene encoding outer membrane protein assembly factor BamA — translation MKVGMRVLRGGIFAALVMMAVPVTSGVAALLLPSPAAAQTASSIVVEGNRRVEADTIRSYFKPGPGGRLDSGRIDDALKALYETGLFQDVKINNVGGRIVVTVVENQVIGRVAFEGNKKVKDDQLSAEIQSKPRGTFSRPMVQADAQRIAEIYRRSGRYDVRVVPQVIEQPNNRVDLVFEVTEGSKTGVKTINFVGNNAYSSYRLKDVIKTHESNLLSFLASGDIYDPDRVEADRDLIRRFYLKNGYADVQVVAALTEYDPQGKGFIVTFQIEEGQQYRVGSVNFRSTVPSLDGNSLASLSRVSVGSVYNAEAIEKSVEEMQIEASRRGYAFAVVRPSGERNFENRTVAIVFNVDEGPRTYIERINIRGNTRTRDYVIRREFDLSEGDAYNRALVDRAERRLKNLDYFKTVKITTEPGSSSDRVVLNVDLEEKSTGEFSVSGGYSTSDGFLGEVSVAERNLLGRGLYAKAAVSYGQYTRGYSLSFVEPYLLDYRVALGIDIYQRQQLANNYVSYNTKTLGFNTRLGFALREDLTLQLRYSLYQQDITLPANYANCNNIPGPSFNPTPAFASANGISLASTNGLGCYADGEASLPIRKELAAGRSLTSALGYTLTFNTLDNNKNPTSGLLVDFRQDFAGVGGDVSYLKSTGDVKYFQPLVADIVGLIHLQGGVLNKIGSDDLRMLDHFQMGPQLVRGFAPQGIGPRDVTNGTTNDALGGTMFWGASAELQMPFWFLPKEVGLKGAVYADAGSLWNYKGPTSWAQTGEVGPYGLDYKDENMVRSSVGVGLIWASPFGPLRFDYAIPLSKASYDRVQQFRFGGGTTF, via the coding sequence ATGAAAGTTGGAATGCGGGTGCTTCGGGGTGGGATCTTTGCCGCCCTGGTCATGATGGCTGTGCCGGTCACCTCCGGGGTGGCGGCGTTGCTGCTCCCATCGCCCGCGGCGGCCCAGACGGCCTCGTCGATCGTGGTCGAGGGCAACCGGCGCGTTGAGGCGGACACCATCCGCTCCTATTTCAAGCCGGGTCCCGGCGGTCGGCTGGACAGCGGCCGCATCGATGACGCGCTCAAGGCGCTGTACGAGACCGGCCTGTTCCAGGACGTGAAGATCAATAACGTCGGCGGCCGGATCGTCGTCACCGTGGTCGAAAACCAGGTGATCGGCCGCGTTGCCTTCGAGGGCAACAAGAAGGTCAAGGACGACCAGCTTTCGGCCGAGATCCAGTCCAAGCCGCGCGGCACCTTCTCGCGGCCGATGGTGCAGGCGGATGCCCAGCGTATCGCCGAGATCTACCGTCGCTCGGGCCGCTATGACGTCCGCGTCGTGCCGCAGGTCATCGAGCAGCCGAACAATCGCGTCGATCTCGTCTTCGAGGTCACCGAGGGCAGCAAGACCGGCGTCAAGACCATCAACTTCGTCGGCAACAACGCGTACTCGTCCTATCGCCTCAAGGACGTGATCAAGACCCACGAATCGAACCTGCTCAGCTTCCTCGCCTCCGGCGACATCTACGATCCGGACCGGGTCGAGGCCGACCGCGACCTGATTCGGCGCTTCTACCTCAAGAACGGCTATGCCGACGTGCAGGTGGTGGCGGCGCTCACGGAATATGACCCGCAGGGCAAGGGCTTCATCGTCACCTTCCAGATCGAGGAAGGCCAGCAGTACCGCGTCGGATCGGTGAATTTCCGGTCGACCGTTCCTTCGCTCGACGGCAATTCCCTGGCCAGCCTGTCGCGGGTCAGCGTCGGCTCGGTCTACAATGCCGAGGCGATCGAGAAGTCGGTCGAGGAGATGCAGATCGAGGCTTCGCGTCGCGGTTATGCCTTTGCCGTGGTCCGGCCGAGCGGCGAGCGCAATTTCGAGAATCGCACCGTCGCCATCGTCTTCAACGTCGACGAGGGCCCGCGCACCTATATCGAGCGCATCAATATCCGCGGCAACACCCGGACCCGCGACTACGTCATCCGGCGCGAGTTCGACCTCTCCGAGGGCGATGCCTACAACCGCGCCCTGGTCGACCGCGCCGAGCGGCGGCTGAAGAACCTCGACTACTTCAAGACGGTGAAGATCACGACCGAGCCCGGCTCGTCGAGCGATCGCGTCGTCCTGAACGTCGATCTGGAAGAGAAGTCGACCGGCGAGTTCTCGGTGTCGGGCGGCTACTCGACCTCCGACGGCTTCCTCGGCGAAGTCAGCGTCGCCGAGCGCAACCTGCTCGGCCGCGGCCTCTACGCCAAGGCGGCGGTGTCCTACGGCCAGTACACCCGCGGCTATTCGTTGTCCTTCGTCGAGCCCTATCTGCTCGACTACCGCGTCGCACTCGGCATCGACATCTATCAGCGCCAGCAGCTCGCCAATAACTACGTCTCGTATAATACCAAGACGCTGGGCTTCAACACGCGGCTCGGCTTCGCCCTGCGCGAGGACCTGACGCTGCAGCTGCGCTACTCGCTGTATCAGCAGGACATCACCCTGCCGGCGAACTACGCCAATTGTAACAACATCCCGGGTCCAAGTTTCAATCCGACGCCGGCCTTCGCCAGCGCCAACGGAATCAGCCTCGCCTCGACCAACGGGCTCGGCTGTTACGCCGACGGCGAAGCCTCGCTGCCGATCCGCAAGGAGCTGGCGGCGGGCAGGTCGCTGACCTCGGCGCTGGGCTACACCCTGACCTTCAACACCCTCGACAACAACAAGAACCCGACCTCGGGCCTGCTGGTCGATTTCCGTCAGGACTTCGCCGGCGTGGGCGGCGACGTCAGCTACCTCAAATCGACCGGCGACGTGAAATACTTCCAGCCGCTGGTCGCCGACATCGTCGGCCTGATCCATCTGCAGGGCGGCGTCCTCAACAAGATCGGCAGCGACGATCTGCGCATGCTCGACCACTTCCAGATGGGCCCGCAGCTCGTCCGCGGCTTCGCCCCTCAGGGCATCGGTCCGCGTGACGTCACTAACGGCACGACCAACGACGCCCTCGGCGGCACCATGTTCTGGGGCGCTTCGGCCGAATTGCAGATGCCGTTCTGGTTCCTGCCCAAGGAAGTCGGCCTGAAGGGCGCGGTCTATGCGGACGCCGGCTCGCTGTGGAACTATAAGGGACCGACCTCCTGGGCCCAGACGGGCGAAGTCGGCCCCTACGGTCTCGACTACAAGGACGAGAACATGGTCCGGTCGTCGGTCGGTGTCGGCCTGATCTGGGCCTCGCCCTTCGGTCCGCTGCGCTTCGACTATGCGATACCGCTGAGCAAGGCCAGCTACGACCGCGTCCAGCAGTTCCGTTTCGGAGGCGGGACCACATTCTGA
- the lpxD gene encoding UDP-3-O-(3-hydroxymyristoyl)glucosamine N-acyltransferase produces MAHLTFFKQPAWSTLADIAALTGAELVDASRAGQRINRLAAVDRAGPSDLTFFDNKKYAAQLAGTHAGACLVSERLAASVPPHVAVLRVADPYRAFVRVAREFHPDALRPGSSCGTEGIASSAAIHETARLEDGVTVDPLAVIGPEAEIGSGSVIGAGAVIGAGVKIGRDCSIGAGCTIVCALIGNDVIIHPGCRIGQDGYGFVSGRDGHLKVPQTGRVLIQNAVELGAGTTVDRGALRDTVIGEGTKIDNLVQVGHNVVIGRHCIIVSQSGIAGSSVLGDGVVLGARVGVSDHAVIGDGAQIAARSSVVGEVPAGVRWGGSPAKPIKQFFREIFELERLGREGASHGRAKPASSAPDNGTEGQG; encoded by the coding sequence ATGGCGCATCTGACGTTCTTCAAACAACCGGCCTGGTCAACGCTTGCCGATATTGCGGCGTTGACCGGGGCGGAACTGGTCGACGCCAGCCGCGCCGGCCAGCGGATCAATCGGCTGGCTGCGGTTGACCGCGCCGGGCCGTCGGATCTCACCTTCTTCGACAACAAGAAGTATGCTGCGCAGCTCGCCGGCACCCATGCCGGCGCCTGCCTGGTCAGCGAGCGGCTGGCTGCCAGCGTCCCGCCCCATGTGGCTGTGCTGCGGGTGGCCGATCCCTATCGTGCTTTCGTCCGGGTGGCGCGGGAGTTTCATCCCGACGCGCTGCGGCCGGGCTCGTCCTGCGGCACCGAAGGCATCGCCTCGTCGGCCGCAATTCACGAAACGGCGCGGCTCGAGGACGGGGTCACGGTCGATCCGCTGGCGGTGATCGGTCCTGAGGCCGAGATCGGCAGCGGCAGCGTGATCGGTGCCGGCGCCGTCATTGGCGCCGGCGTCAAGATCGGCCGTGACTGCAGCATCGGTGCCGGCTGCACCATCGTCTGCGCCCTCATCGGCAACGACGTCATCATCCATCCCGGCTGCCGGATCGGCCAGGACGGTTATGGTTTCGTGTCCGGCCGCGATGGTCACTTGAAAGTGCCGCAGACCGGCCGGGTGTTGATCCAGAACGCCGTCGAGCTCGGTGCCGGCACCACAGTCGATCGGGGCGCGCTGCGCGACACCGTGATCGGCGAGGGCACCAAGATCGACAACCTGGTTCAGGTCGGCCACAACGTGGTGATCGGTCGTCACTGCATCATCGTCAGCCAGAGCGGGATCGCCGGCAGCTCGGTCCTCGGCGACGGCGTGGTGCTCGGCGCGCGGGTCGGAGTCAGCGACCATGCGGTGATCGGCGACGGCGCTCAGATCGCTGCGCGCAGCAGCGTGGTCGGTGAAGTCCCCGCGGGCGTGCGCTGGGGTGGATCGCCGGCCAAGCCGATCAAGCAGTTTTTCCGCGAGATATTCGAACTGGAGCGTCTTGGCCGCGAGGGGGCTTCCCACGGCAGAGCAAAACCGGCATCAAGCGCGCCGGACAATGGGACAGAGGGACAAGGTTGA
- the fabZ gene encoding 3-hydroxyacyl-ACP dehydratase FabZ, producing the protein MEAPITIEAVDIAVILKTLPHRYPFLLIDRVVGIRSNFSGIGIKNVTINEPQFTGHFPGRPIFPGVLMIEGMAQTAGVIGMLSTETDRPTAVYFLTIDKCKFRKPALPGDTIEYHMSLINRKKDMWWFHGDAKVNGVVVAQADIGAMLAD; encoded by the coding sequence ATGGAAGCGCCCATTACCATCGAGGCCGTGGACATCGCCGTCATTCTCAAGACGCTGCCGCACCGCTATCCATTCCTGCTGATCGACCGCGTCGTCGGCATCCGGAGCAATTTCAGCGGGATCGGCATCAAGAATGTGACGATCAACGAGCCGCAATTCACCGGGCATTTTCCCGGCCGCCCGATCTTTCCGGGCGTGCTCATGATCGAGGGCATGGCGCAGACCGCAGGGGTCATCGGCATGCTGTCGACGGAGACCGATCGGCCGACCGCCGTCTACTTCCTGACCATCGACAAATGCAAGTTTCGCAAGCCGGCGCTGCCGGGCGATACGATCGAATACCACATGAGCCTGATCAACCGGAAAAAGGACATGTGGTGGTTCCACGGGGATGCCAAGGTCAACGGTGTCGTGGTGGCGCAGGCCGATATCGGGGCGATGCTGGCCGATTGA
- the lpxA gene encoding acyl-ACP--UDP-N-acetylglucosamine O-acyltransferase produces MSKIDPSARIEDGAVIGDDVEIGPFCVVGPDVTIGARCRLVSHVSVTGHTTIGEGCTIHPFAALGGPPQDLGYRGEPTRLEVGAGCTIRESVTMNLGTAKGGGLTSVGERGFYMAYSHVGHDCRVGNDVIFANSATLGGHCEVGDFVYIGGLSAAHQFVRIGSQAMIAGCSGLRHDVIPFGMASGQFAHLEGLNVVGMRRRKFGHARLQLIRAFYQDLFHTTGVFADRLARIQHRAAEDPAIAEILKFIGDGGKRPLCMPPDSIDTSEQRRHEGE; encoded by the coding sequence ATGAGCAAGATCGATCCCTCCGCCCGCATCGAGGACGGCGCGGTCATTGGAGATGACGTCGAGATCGGGCCGTTCTGCGTGGTCGGGCCGGATGTCACCATCGGCGCGCGCTGCCGCCTGGTCAGCCATGTCAGCGTCACCGGCCACACCACCATCGGCGAGGGCTGCACGATCCATCCCTTCGCCGCGCTGGGCGGTCCGCCCCAGGACCTCGGCTATCGGGGCGAGCCGACGCGGCTCGAAGTCGGCGCCGGCTGCACCATCCGCGAATCCGTCACCATGAACCTCGGCACCGCGAAGGGAGGCGGGCTGACCAGCGTCGGCGAGCGCGGATTCTACATGGCCTACAGTCATGTCGGCCACGATTGCCGGGTCGGCAACGATGTCATCTTCGCCAACTCGGCGACGCTCGGCGGTCACTGCGAGGTCGGCGATTTCGTCTATATCGGCGGCCTGTCGGCGGCCCACCAGTTCGTGCGCATCGGTTCGCAGGCCATGATCGCGGGCTGCTCGGGGCTGCGCCACGACGTCATCCCGTTCGGCATGGCCAGCGGCCAGTTCGCCCATCTTGAGGGATTGAACGTCGTCGGCATGCGACGGCGCAAGTTCGGTCACGCCCGCCTGCAACTGATCCGCGCCTTCTACCAGGACCTGTTCCACACCACCGGCGTGTTCGCCGACCGTCTCGCTCGCATCCAGCACCGCGCCGCCGAAGATCCGGCGATCGCCGAGATTCTGAAATTCATCGGCGACGGCGGCAAGCGCCCGCTGTGCATGCCCCCTGACAGCATCGACACCTCGGAGCAACGTCGTCACGAGGGCGAATGA
- a CDS encoding LpxI family protein, giving the protein MSAEPDTRPVAVIAGAGGLPFAVADSLAKARRSPVIFGIRGFCDGARIAGYRHHWVALGQVGRLVRLLRTERCHDVVFIGSLVRPALSEIRIDFGTLRAVPQIAAALRGGDDHLLRNVAKIFEQHGFRVIGVQDAAPDLVMPLGDLARATPDADARADIDIGLAALRAIGPFDIGQALVVIDGHIVAVEDIEGTDGLLARVARLREQGRIRARPGRGVLVKAPKRQQDLRFDLPTLGPKTIEGAIVAGLRGVAMAAGQAIVAEPQQLVEIADRAGLFVTGVSA; this is encoded by the coding sequence ATGAGCGCAGAGCCCGACACCCGTCCGGTCGCGGTGATCGCCGGCGCCGGCGGTCTGCCCTTCGCCGTGGCGGATTCCCTGGCGAAGGCCCGGCGATCGCCGGTGATCTTCGGCATTCGCGGGTTCTGCGATGGCGCCCGCATCGCCGGCTATCGTCATCACTGGGTGGCGCTGGGGCAGGTCGGGCGGCTGGTGCGGCTGCTGCGCACCGAGAGGTGCCACGACGTCGTCTTCATCGGAAGCCTCGTCCGGCCGGCGCTGTCGGAGATCCGGATCGATTTCGGCACGCTGCGGGCCGTGCCGCAGATCGCTGCGGCATTGCGCGGCGGCGATGATCATCTGCTTCGCAACGTCGCCAAGATTTTCGAGCAGCACGGCTTCCGCGTGATCGGCGTCCAGGATGCCGCGCCGGACCTCGTGATGCCGCTCGGCGATCTCGCGCGTGCCACGCCCGACGCGGACGCCCGGGCCGACATCGACATCGGGCTTGCGGCGCTGCGGGCGATCGGCCCCTTCGATATCGGCCAGGCGCTGGTCGTCATCGACGGCCACATCGTCGCCGTCGAGGATATCGAGGGCACCGACGGTCTGCTGGCGCGGGTGGCGCGGCTGCGCGAGCAGGGACGTATCCGGGCGCGGCCGGGGCGCGGTGTGCTGGTCAAGGCGCCGAAGCGACAGCAGGATCTGCGCTTCGACCTGCCGACCCTCGGCCCCAAAACGATCGAGGGCGCGATCGTGGCGGGGCTGCGCGGCGTTGCCATGGCTGCGGGGCAGGCGATCGTCGCCGAGCCGCAGCAGCTTGTCGAAATCGCCGATCGCGCCGGACTGTTCGTCACTGGCGTGTCGGCATGA
- the lpxB gene encoding lipid-A-disaccharide synthase, whose amino-acid sequence MSAGRPLNVFVVATEESGDRLGGHLMRALREAGGDVAFQGVGGRDMAAEGLRSLFPIEELSIMGLVAIPRRLPLILRRLREVTAAVVAARPDVLVIIDSPDFTHRVARQVRAADPSIPIVDYVSPTVWAWRPGRARAMRRYVDHLLALLPFEPQAHRDLGGPPCTYIGHPLIEQIGSLRPGPDEARRRGEAPPVLLVLPGSRRGEIRHHMAEFGATLGQLRAEGVAFEAVLPTTPHLADQVKAALRDWPVQPRVVVGEEAKRAAFRIAHAALAKSGTVTLELALAGVPMVTAYRGTAIEAFVARRLVRVSSVILANLVLGENVVPEFMQQDCVPARLVPALREIMTDSPARRRQLAAFASLDAIMATGGVSPSRRAADIVLATARSPVAR is encoded by the coding sequence ATGAGTGCCGGACGCCCGCTGAACGTTTTTGTCGTCGCGACCGAAGAATCCGGTGATCGTCTCGGCGGCCATCTGATGCGTGCGCTGCGCGAGGCCGGCGGCGATGTCGCGTTTCAGGGGGTGGGCGGCCGCGACATGGCGGCGGAGGGGCTCCGCTCGCTGTTTCCGATCGAAGAGCTCTCGATCATGGGGCTCGTCGCCATCCCCCGGCGGCTGCCGCTGATCCTGCGGCGCCTGCGCGAGGTCACTGCGGCGGTCGTGGCGGCGCGACCGGACGTGCTGGTGATCATCGACAGCCCGGATTTCACCCACCGCGTCGCGCGGCAGGTGAGGGCGGCGGACCCGAGCATTCCCATCGTCGACTATGTCTCGCCCACCGTGTGGGCCTGGCGGCCCGGGCGCGCGCGGGCGATGCGCCGCTATGTCGACCATCTGCTGGCGCTGCTGCCGTTCGAGCCGCAGGCCCATCGCGATCTCGGCGGGCCGCCATGCACTTATATCGGCCATCCGCTGATCGAACAGATCGGCTCGCTGCGGCCGGGCCCGGACGAGGCCCGCCGCAGGGGTGAGGCGCCGCCGGTGCTGCTGGTTCTGCCGGGCAGTCGGCGCGGCGAGATCCGCCACCACATGGCGGAGTTCGGTGCGACCCTGGGACAGCTCCGGGCGGAAGGTGTTGCGTTCGAGGCCGTGTTGCCGACGACGCCGCATCTCGCCGACCAGGTCAAGGCGGCGCTGCGCGACTGGCCGGTCCAGCCACGCGTCGTCGTCGGCGAGGAGGCCAAGCGGGCGGCGTTTCGCATTGCCCATGCGGCGCTGGCCAAGTCGGGGACGGTGACCCTCGAACTGGCGCTGGCCGGCGTGCCGATGGTCACCGCCTATCGCGGCACCGCGATCGAGGCGTTCGTGGCGCGGCGCCTGGTGCGGGTGTCCTCCGTGATCCTCGCCAACCTGGTGCTGGGCGAGAACGTGGTGCCTGAATTCATGCAGCAGGACTGCGTGCCGGCGCGCCTCGTGCCGGCACTGCGCGAGATCATGACCGACAGTCCGGCGCGGCGGCGCCAGCTCGCGGCCTTCGCCTCTCTCGATGCCATCATGGCGACCGGCGGCGTCAGCCCGAGCCGTCGCGCCGCGGACATCGTTCTCGCCACCGCTCGCTCGCCCGTCGCGCGCTGA
- the gltA gene encoding citrate synthase, whose translation MAATGNTKQATLKIDDKSVELPIYSGSVGPDVIDISKLYGQTGMFTYDPGFTSTASCESKITYIDGDAGVLLYRGYPIEQLAQGDFLETCYLLLYGELPTATQKKDFDDRITKHTMVHEQMARFFQGFRRDAHPMAVMVASVGALAAFYHDSTDISDPKQRMIASMRMIAKVPTLAAMAYKYSIGQPFVYPKNSLDYASNFLRMCFAVPCEEYEVNPVLAKALDRIFILHADHEQNASTSTVRGAGSSGANPFACIAAGIACLWGPAHGGANEAALQMLAEIGTVDRIPEFIKAVKDKSSKIRLMGFGHRVYKNYDPRAKLMQQTCHEVLAATGHQNDPLLKVAVELEKIALSDEYFISRKLYPNVDFYSGITLKAIGFPTSMFTVLFAVARTVGWISQWSEMIQEPNYKISRPRQLYLGSEKRDYIPVDKRG comes from the coding sequence ATGGCAGCAACTGGAAACACCAAGCAAGCGACGCTCAAGATCGACGACAAGAGCGTAGAACTTCCGATCTATAGCGGCTCGGTGGGCCCGGACGTCATCGACATCAGCAAGCTCTACGGCCAGACCGGGATGTTCACTTACGACCCCGGCTTCACCTCGACGGCGAGCTGCGAGTCCAAGATCACCTATATCGACGGCGACGCCGGGGTGCTGCTCTACCGCGGCTACCCGATCGAACAGCTCGCCCAGGGCGACTTCCTCGAGACCTGCTATCTGCTGCTCTACGGCGAGCTGCCGACCGCCACGCAGAAGAAGGATTTCGACGACCGCATCACCAAGCACACCATGGTGCACGAGCAGATGGCCCGGTTCTTCCAGGGCTTCCGCCGTGACGCCCATCCGATGGCGGTGATGGTGGCCTCGGTCGGCGCGCTGGCCGCCTTCTACCACGACTCCACCGACATCAGCGATCCGAAGCAGCGCATGATCGCCTCGATGCGGATGATCGCCAAGGTGCCGACACTGGCGGCGATGGCTTACAAATACTCCATCGGCCAGCCCTTCGTTTACCCGAAGAACTCGCTCGACTACGCCTCCAACTTCCTGCGCATGTGCTTTGCCGTGCCGTGCGAGGAATACGAGGTCAATCCGGTGCTGGCCAAGGCCCTCGACCGCATCTTCATCCTGCATGCCGACCACGAGCAGAACGCCTCGACCTCGACGGTGCGCGGCGCCGGCTCCTCGGGCGCCAACCCCTTCGCCTGCATCGCCGCCGGCATCGCCTGCCTGTGGGGACCGGCCCATGGCGGCGCCAACGAGGCGGCACTGCAGATGCTGGCCGAGATCGGTACCGTCGACCGCATTCCCGAGTTCATCAAGGCGGTGAAGGACAAATCCAGCAAGATCCGCCTGATGGGCTTCGGCCACCGCGTCTACAAGAACTACGACCCGCGCGCCAAGCTGATGCAGCAGACCTGCCACGAGGTGCTGGCGGCCACCGGTCACCAGAACGATCCGCTGCTCAAGGTGGCCGTCGAGCTGGAGAAGATCGCGCTCAGCGACGAGTATTTCATCAGCCGCAAGCTCTATCCGAACGTCGACTTCTATTCAGGCATCACGCTGAAGGCGATCGGCTTCCCGACATCGATGTTCACCGTGCTGTTCGCGGTCGCCCGCACCGTCGGCTGGATCAGCCAGTGGAGCGAGATGATCCAGGAGCCGAATTACAAGATCTCGCGGCCGCGCCAGCTCTACCTCGGCAGCGAGAAGCGCGACTACATCCCGGTCGACAAGCGCGGCTGA
- the gltX gene encoding glutamate--tRNA ligase translates to MTVPVVTRFAPSPTGFLHIGGARTALFNWLYARGRGGKMLLRIEDTDRERSTQAAIDAILDGLKWLGLDWDGDTIYQYARASRHREVAEQLLAEGKAYRCYASAEELAEMREKARAEGRSKLYDGRWRDREPSQAPTDVKPVIRLKAPLEGETAIDDQVQGRVTWQNQNLDDLVLLRSDGTPTYMLAVVVDDHDMGVTHIIRGDDHLTNAARQKHIYDAMGWETPSMAHIPLIHGPDGSKLSKRHGALGVDAYRAMGYLPAALRNYLVRLGWSHGDQEIFSTEEMIRLFDLPAIGRSAARFDFAKLENLNGHYIRHSDDDALVAAFEDVLNYIPQGPAIKARLTPTLRAQLREAMPGLKERAKTLVELVDSAAFILAERPLAIEPKAAALLTDDARRILGELSGALAAVDSWTADATEAAVRAFAEQHGLKLGAVAQPLRAALTGRVTSPGIFDVLAVIGKDECLARLADQPPAKG, encoded by the coding sequence ATGACCGTCCCCGTCGTCACCCGCTTCGCACCCTCCCCGACCGGCTTCCTGCATATCGGCGGGGCGCGCACCGCCCTGTTCAACTGGCTCTACGCGCGGGGGCGCGGCGGCAAGATGCTGCTGCGGATCGAGGACACCGACCGCGAACGCTCGACCCAGGCCGCCATCGACGCCATCCTCGACGGCCTCAAATGGCTCGGCCTCGATTGGGATGGGGACACCATTTATCAGTACGCCCGCGCGTCACGGCACCGCGAGGTCGCCGAGCAATTGCTGGCCGAGGGCAAGGCCTATCGCTGCTACGCGAGCGCCGAAGAACTCGCCGAGATGCGCGAGAAGGCCCGCGCCGAGGGGCGCTCCAAGCTGTATGACGGCCGCTGGCGCGACCGCGAGCCGTCGCAGGCCCCCACCGACGTCAAGCCGGTCATCCGGCTCAAGGCGCCGCTGGAAGGCGAGACGGCCATCGACGACCAGGTGCAGGGCCGGGTCACCTGGCAGAACCAGAACCTCGACGACCTCGTGCTGCTGCGCTCCGATGGCACGCCGACCTACATGCTCGCGGTGGTGGTGGACGACCATGACATGGGCGTGACCCACATCATCCGCGGCGACGACCATCTCACCAATGCCGCGCGCCAGAAGCATATCTACGATGCGATGGGCTGGGAGACGCCCAGCATGGCGCATATTCCGCTGATCCATGGTCCGGACGGCTCAAAGCTGTCCAAGCGCCATGGCGCGCTCGGCGTCGACGCATACCGCGCCATGGGATATCTGCCCGCCGCGCTACGCAATTACCTGGTGCGGCTCGGCTGGAGCCATGGCGATCAGGAGATCTTTTCGACCGAGGAGATGATCCGGCTGTTCGATCTGCCGGCGATCGGCCGCTCGGCGGCGCGGTTCGATTTCGCCAAGCTCGAGAATCTCAATGGCCACTATATCCGCCACAGCGACGATGACGCGCTGGTCGCCGCTTTCGAGGACGTGCTGAATTACATTCCGCAGGGCCCGGCCATCAAGGCACGGCTGACGCCGACCCTGCGCGCCCAGCTCAGAGAGGCCATGCCGGGCCTCAAGGAACGGGCCAAGACCCTGGTCGAACTCGTGGACAGCGCCGCCTTCATTCTGGCGGAGCGGCCGCTGGCGATCGAGCCCAAGGCCGCCGCCCTCCTCACCGACGACGCGCGGCGCATCCTGGGCGAGCTGAGCGGCGCACTGGCCGCGGTCGATTCCTGGACCGCGGATGCCACGGAAGCGGCGGTCCGGGCCTTTGCCGAGCAGCACGGCCTCAAGCTCGGGGCCGTCGCTCAGCCGCTGCGCGCCGCCTTGACCGGCCGGGTCACTTCGCCCGGCATTTTCGATGTCCTGGCGGTGATCGGAAAGGACGAATGCCTCGCCCGGCTGGCCGACCAGCCCCCTGCAAAAGGCTAA